tataaaccttgtgttaaaatttcattgatttctattcacttttactaaagttagagtgcgaaaactaaaagtattggacaacgacgacgacgacgcagaacgaagacgccaacgtgatagcaatatacgaccaaaaaattaaaatttttgcggtcgtataaaaatgcaaACTGGAAGTCTAATTTGACTttaaattttgtccaatgacggaaacaatacccggatgccttttttctcccaaaataactcaatctgaataatcatatgaacagATGACAAATGTGaatatgcactgtacctataggacacagaggcatgatgattaatttattgtggaaagaagagaagcgacacacaaaatgaggtctccTCGTTTAATAATATAGATACTTCTTCTTCTTATCGTTCGCCTTTTAAAGGAATGTACTAATACTTGTATACAAATACATAGAAAAACTCAATACCTTAAAATATAGGACACCAGTCCTCCATACACTGAGGGTGTGTACATGTTTCCTACTTGGTTTGCCAGCAATAAGGatggttttgttttcttctcaaacAACTCTTTGCTAGATGACATAAAATCTTTCTCCAAGTCTTTATTAAATATAGAGTTTTCAGGGGTTACATCTCTgtgaaaagaaataataattttcatgATTTATGTATCTACTGATTTTATCCTTCTCTCTTATATACACATGACTTTTGTATTGTGTCTTTTTTCATGAGAAGAATAATTCACTCTCAATAATACATATTAATGATTCCATCAATTGCATGTCAAAATGAATGGTCATTCAAGTTTGCAGCAGCTGAATGAacgaatataaatataatatttcccattTTTACAGTACTAACAATGTGatcatttttgcattttataaCATGGCCTTGAAAATAAACACTCCATCTATTTAATATATAAGCAGGGACAAGTCATGCAATGAGGATTATCCATCTGTGTAAATACATATTTCATTAtgaatgagggccctcatggggtttttgattatgtgattacttggccgtttttttaatgattatttgattattaagccaaatatttcatgattatttgattacctaggactgtatttttagtttatgattatttgattactaaagataagcaaatatttaatgattatgtgattatattggcaaaaaaatggtgattatgtgattactaggacccccccatgaggggcctcatgaATATAACCTTttgcaggattttttttttacacttttcctTCTTATAAAACACTTTGTGAAGCTTCTACCATACCAACACAAATTTATATTTCCTGATACCTAAGAGGAAATAACACATTGCAATGTGCACCCCATAGACATAAATTTATGCCTAAACTGTTATCAATAGCATTACAAATGCTGACAAGGGTAAAACATACAAGACACCTGCAAAAAGCTGTACAagcatttcaaattaataaagagGTGTTACCTCATACTCACAATATAGAAATCCTTACCCTAAAACAGATCTAATTGTacagtttgatttaaattataattctCTAAGTCATAATTTCATATACCAGGACTTACCAATGAAGTTATGTTGTATTACAGTTAgaacctaattttttttctttttcatacaaaaaataGTGTATCTAAGTGTGACGTGGGATTGTCGATTTTTTGTTAGCCTGACACgtgaaaaatcaaattattgtgtcgtgaaaatgGGAAATGATGTCTAGCAAgacacaggaaattacaaaaaaaatgagaattggttaggtacatagtgtaagcaggatacgggaatctgacaaaacagtaagcgggatctgggattagaaacccccaatgagacccccttaatATGTCTTATCGCAATGCGTGTAAATTATCGCGTTGTGATTGGTTTATCTTGGGTGTTTCAaatcacctttttttttaatttggggggggggggggttctaatTCCtcaactgttgggaccaaaacacccaaaatcaatcccaaccttccttttatggtcataaaccttgtgtttaaatttcatagatttctatttactttaacttaagttagagtgcgaaaaccaaatgtcttcggacgacgacaccAACgggataccaatatacaaccaaaaaattttcaatttttgcggtcgtataaaaaatcaGCCATTGACTATTTCTTATTCCATTAAGTTTCAGAGTTTTGAGAACACTAAgtaagaaaacagaaaacaatttcaAGATGGACTGAAAAAAAGTAAAGCTTAATGCCCTCCAAGTCTAGGGGCAGGTGCAACAAATTGGAACTGATTAAGAGTCCTTTTGCAGCCttttatgatgtttataaataatatatatttatagtttgtTATATCGTTTCATTAGGTAACTAGCAAAACTACAAAAGCTAACTATTATGTTAATTCATAATTACCTATATTTTTCAAGACCACGATATCTGTTTGCAAAATCTGGATCAGGGTCATCCCAAAAGTCATTTAACATCAGTCTAGCAAAGGATTTCTGCACAAGTTTACAGTATGGAGAATGAAATATAAAACTATCAATTGAATCCACTAAACTTTTATTGTCTAAAatagaaaatacaaaaacttttgtTAATATTTCACATTGAGACAAATTATCAGCCATAGACACCCAACAATATGAATCACTAAGACTGTTTAAAGGACACAATATTACATTCAAATAGGAACAATGGCACTGTCACTCTATAaagtttttaatgaaaaatttctacacttctataatactaaaattacgaggtccaatttgtcagccgtcatcacgtaaaaacgacgaatcaaagaattcagctttatatataactaatatagtacaaaggtgtagattaaaaattacaccactcgaGGCCCTTTtattttccacgtaattaatattgccaataattaagaagttccgggtcgagtccgataccgataccaatagtatattcacctgttacctattaccttatctgtacgttccgcatctaacaggtgcaccaccaaacggtgtatttaggattatgctatatacacggatcataatcacagggttgacactactaaatttgatcattgtcaaattgttacctattgtagtattttaatcagtaagactttctaagataacaatatgaatactaaaaatctggactaaaaataaggtgtatataggaaccgttttcaatttgttagcgggcatggcataaaacagtgaatcaaataattcaactttatttataactaacataggacaatgctgttgattaaaaattactccattccaggaccttttgttatccaaataattaatattaccaataattgataagttccagttcgacgggttcaaacagaaagatttgaaagcagagaaaactgtgtatcttattatcggcatgactttatcagataaaaaataatactaaaataaggcttgcgcatagttatatacttaaatttcgtcacggacccgcgatatcacgggtgtgttctagttattatatatattttaacaaacaattaccctgtatacaaaaataagaatatgaagtaTAAGTAGAATGACCAATTGCACTAAGAGgaaacatttgaattttctttgaacTTTCTTAGAAAATTGCTTATCTGCATACATATGGGATCATAAAAAGCAAATAGAAGTTCTGTTAGTTTATAAAATATCCACACAaaaaatttctcaaaaaaataaatgttttgagaTACCTCTCAAAATCTGGAAGCTCAATTTTCCAAAggaataacaagtgaaactgtgagctactgctcactgatgatacccctgccgcaagtggataattttaatagtgtaaaaatatgcaagtgttcggtaaacaggaagttgtcgagtgatgaatctgaaaacacatcacacggtatagctgacttgtataaatcctgaaaccaaatttcagaaatccttgtattgtagttcctgagaaaaatgtgacggaaattttcaacttggttatcatgtgtaaaataatacaagtgttcggtaaacaggaagttgtcgagtgatgaatctgaaaacgcatcacacagtatagctgacttgtataaatcctgaaaccaaatttcagaaatccttgtattgttgttcctgagaaaaatgtgacggaaattttcaacttggatatcatgtgtaaaatagtacaagtgttcggtaaacaggaagttgttgagttatgaatctgaaaacgcatcacagggTATAGcatacttatataaaccttgaaacaaaatttcagaagtccttatattgtagttcctgagaaaaatgcgacgaaaaatattcatgggacagacggactgacggaaggacagacagaggtaaaacagtataccccccttttttgaaaGCGGGGGTATAACAATGAAAATCTTTATTGCTGATCCTGATCTTGTAGGATCTGTTTAACATGTGGATTATTCACTGTTTATGTTATTGAAAAAGGGATACATCATCCCTGATAAATAATTAATATAGAGACATTATCACATATATATAGCCTTAGATTGTTGATATGATTTTGTTTTAGTGATATGTACCCTATTTATACTTATATTCATAGCACTTACCACTAATGCCCATTTTCTTTGCTTTAGACTTATACATATGATAACATTTATCTAAAGCATTAACATAACATTGTACAGATAACTTCCCATCCACAACAGGATATTCTGATGAAAGGTCTGGTTTGTAGAAATCATACGCATGCTGCATGTATATACTTCTTACTCCtgcaaaaacacatttaaaagttAGAACTGATTCATCTTAAAGTGAATATAGATGTCCTAGGAAATGATAATCCAAATAAAATCTTCATTTCATATGTAaataattatctccccttcataATGTCAACCAGGAATTATGTTGGTTCAAATACATCTTCCTATGGTATAtgcaaagttgttttttttattgatacaaATTTACCAATCTTAACAATGTTTAACACTGAACCTCTATTCATACTAGCATTTTTGTTTGCCATATGAGAATTTGTTGTTGATAACATATATTAGATGTTCTCTGTAGCTGTAGTagctatgttgaaagatgtgcataaAGGCGAATTATAAATATACCAATTGTTTAGTCTAtacaaaaacaattttgttcaggggtcagctgaagcccgcctccaaTTGGTGACCTTGGGTTGTTTTcttctctttgatacattccccatttccattttcaattctaCTGTGTAAGATAACAGCTGTTTTTTGGAGAAGATGACTGCAACTTGGGTACGGTTACTCTATTGTTTAAAGCTATAAGCTCCACAGAAATTCATAATTAATCCCAATAATTACTTGtgtaaggtagcactccacagttagaaaataaaattaaaaatgagccccaaaatgttttatcatctcttattcctggatttctaatacattaacctaactgtttgtgttgtacatgtgcatatgtatgtaatcagtatcttccatagattcaattttcaaaagttaaaaggatgaaaattaattccttttatgtgtatccatggcaacattctgcatttatttaccataaaatattgcaaaaaggggggtgaacatgtcatatatccccccaaaatttggatcaaactagaatttcaatgcctttgagtgatacctttttagaaactgttttcttaaatcttcctaatgatcaaataaaaaatgggtgtctttcgcctcattttttcgtaaaatccaatcacaaagttcgtgcgataaaaagttggaaaaaaacattgcaataattgccggaccaatgtatggtatggacatgcaaatacggactgtcatacagaaaacagcctatattacatacattacataaccttgatgttcatataaacccaatacaaaggctattttaatactcagctatccaaaaatgaattttattgcacactagctctcatatttgaaaaattcacaggggccaaaatgcgaaactacacacctaactgtggagtgctaccttaaggtgaaatttttccccttctgcctcaatattttttatattttctgtgttctactcgctgttacgatgaaaatggtaccttaatttttaaaattggttcagtaataaagattttatgaaggttagcagttgatgttgaaacgcgacaaaaagtgatttcaaaataaatgctggatcatagtgaaaaacttcaagtctgtctcatttttggggtaaatttccaaaactttcctcttttttttatttgaaattataaaattgccttaaaagaggacaaattgtacaagttttaggtgtttgaaagcacaaataggtaatttttgctgtaaatagcatacctaaccttggtttagaagctctcaagcagggtataaatttctaacagtactggcatcattaaatttaattaatgccaaattataatataaaatcctgctaaaaatgtttatttgacttattcgcattcaaaaatataaagcgatacattctgagattatcatataaagcgcaatctttggttacaagggcaaagcttacggagtacaaatttaagtccgcaacatgtctaagtgtcaaaatgtgtatatttggttgctaaggacagtaaacaataaaattaacataaattgcattcctagcagtttttttaccttcagaactaaaacaagaacataaaagactaaagatttgtggtcaattttatcttaaaaagtgcatttctgtgctttctgatgtgccataaggtagcactccacagttagaaaataaaattaaaaatgagccccaaaatgttttatcatctcttattcctggatttctaatacattaacctaactgtttgtgttgtacatgtgcatatgtatgtaatcagtatcttccatagattcaattttcaaaagttaaaaggatgaaaattaattccttttatgtgtatccatggcaacattctgcatttatttaccataaaatattgcaaaaaggggggtgaacatgtcatatatccccccaaaatttggatcaaactagaatttcaatgcctttgagtgatacctttttagaaactgttttcttaaatcttcctaatgatcaaataaaaaatgggtgtctttcgcctcattttttcgtaaaatccaatcacaaagttcgtgcgataaaaagttggaaaaaaacattgcaataattgccggaccaatgtatggtatggacatgcaaatacggactgtcatacagaaaacagcctatattacatacattacataaccttgatgttcatataaacccaatacaaaggctattttaatactcagctatccaaaaatgaattttattgcacactagctctcatatttgaaaaattcacaggggccaaaatgcgaaactacacacctaactgtggagtgctacctaaaacaattcaaacaggaaaactaaccgtctaatccatataaaaaccaagaatgtgtcccaagtacatggatgccctaACGGTAACCGCACTATCATTTCCTTTGTTCAATGGACCGTGCAaatggggggaaatctctaatttggcattaaaatttaaaaaatcaatccataagaaacatgtgtactaagtttcaagttaattggacttcaacttcatcaaaaactaccttgatcaaaacttgaacctgaagcgggacagatggacgaacagaATCACAGACCAGAAAACCTAATGCCCATAAATTAAATTGGGcataaaaaaaagagagaaacacctatgaaccatAACAGcaaataaattataaacatatatttgataaacataatgagatttacaataaaaaaaacaactgaaaagTGTGTCACTAAATGTGATTCAggttttgctcattttaaaacttttgtgCCTGTCACAAATTAGAAAATGCTTCATTATACAAATTTGCAAACACTACAGTTTGTAGttgaaaaaaacattcttattaaCTTCCTTcacaatttataataataatacctCTATGAAACACTAGAGGGGCATTTGGTCCCAGAAGCATAGCTACTGCACCAGCGCCACCTGTGCATCTAGCATTTCCTGTGGCATAAACTGCAATATCTCCTGCTACAACCATGGCATAACGACCTGAAATAATGATAATCTAATTGTGTGAGAATAATACTAagtataatgtaaatataaaattttaacttcTTTTCCTTAAACTTGATGAAATTTCAATAATGATCACAAATATATGTTCATTTAACATGGCATCAACAAATGAAGTTAGGGCTTACATTTCTATGGTATGTAAGGACCTTATATAATTTAACAGACAGACAGTACTTGTAAGTTGTTATAATAAATAGTTATAGAATATTCTGTGTATCAGGGAGAAATTAAATAGAAGTAATAATGAATTCTAATGTGTTTAAATGTGAAAATAGAATATAATGCTTTGCTGAGCACAGCCGGATACAgccacagaggtcaaaccctgaacagttgaggctaatttggacaaaatattcaagcttgatactgtctaaATTAgaattgtgatcaaatttttacaTAACATACACATGTAGGTTTTTAACACAAAATAACCTTACAATTCTTTTctggaatactgtgcaattgaagatttcttctgaattcaaaaaaattggaaaagaaaTCCCCACCCAAATTTTTTAATCCcaccttggagcaataacccaaAATCTCAATCCTATCCTTTCCTTTGCAGTATgaaaccttgtagtacaatttcattCAAAGATCCATACACtgacacacaagttattgtctggaacctagaaaaatgcttgtttttggcccctttttggccctaaattcctaaactgttggccccATTACCCCTTAAATGAATGTTAACCTTCTACTTGTGgcattaaacattgtggtacaatttcagagcaatcgaaatactaatacacaagttataatcctgaaactagaaaatgcttgttttgggcccctaattcctaaaaggttgggaccatcatcccaaaaatcaatctcaaccttccttttgtggtattgaaccttcttaaaaaatttcatagagatccattcacctaaacttaagttattgtccagacaccaatgtgtcttcggatgaCGCATGACATCACCCAAAAActttttttgcggttgtataaaaattatCTTTCAATTTCATTTCCTTCTGTTCAATGTATTTACTGGTGGCAATTTGACAGAGTCATAATTCATATTTATAAGCAATCAATAAGCATGAATTgaaaacataataataaaataccattgaaacttattttttttagatatgatCTTGTGTGGTAGTTAATCTCTTATTTTTCCATGATGTGTGCATGGTTgatgaaagaaagaaaataaagtttaatatttgtctCTTGAAAGAATACTTGAAATTATTATAACATTTGGTGGTTAATCTATTAGACAtatatttgtacaaataaatatataaaaatttgtatgTAACTCAAAACATTCAATTGCTGCACATGTTAATAACattctgatatttttattttcataaacaaGTTCATGTATACATAATTCAATGTTCTTCTAATTTTGACACAaatgtatcaattttatataaaggtCAATATCCCTTATACAAATGATTTAACTGAACTGCTGCCAAAAAGAGGCCATTGTAATTAGCTAATATAGTTTACATGCATGTATAGGACTTATTCATCCGTAAAGGGTATTGGCAATACTGCTCTAATCTGTTTCAGTTAAAAGACATTAAAGCATACTGAACAAAAAATTTAAAGCTTATCTTTTCTCTCATTATATTAAATAAgtaattacatttgaaattttacattGAATTTGTAATCtgattttcatttgtacaaaATATGATGTATAAAAGCCTAATGATTGGTGGTCATACTAGTTAGCCAGATGGTTTCtaaagataatttattttttaaaagagacTGGTTACATAGTACTTTTatataattatcatatatttaCCATCCCATGAACTGGATTCTATCCAGTTAATAGCATTAAAAAGAGCAGACGTTCCACCAAAACATGCATTTGTTGTATCTATGCCTTCAATGTCATGATTCCCACTCGTTTCAAACAACTGCATTAATACTGTTTTAACACTTTTAGATTTATCAATAATTGTCTCAGTACCGACCTCCAGACGCCCAATGTCATTGTAGGAAATATTATTCTTTTCAATTAAGCTCTGAACAACTGTGAGACAGAGTGAGTTAATATCTTCCCTGTCTGAACAGAACCCCATCTTGGACTGTCCTAGTCCAATTGTGTATTTTCCTGTTGATGCACCATCAAAAGTCTCCAGTTCGGACTGGTCAACATATTGTGAAGGGAAATACACTTCTACAGCCACAATTCCTACATCTTTAGGCCAATTGTTCTGATCCATTTTCTAAGTATTAAATATTTGACCTCAAATTAACTTTTCATGTACTTCAAAACTTTTCTGAAATAAGAATTATTTGTTCGATTAAACAAAATCcaataaattttatgttttgattaCCAAAGAACATAGATATAAAGGGATACAAATGCAACAGTTCATCAAGTTCATGAAAATTTAGTTTGTAGCTTTTGAATCTTTTTAATTCAAAGAAAAATGCCACCTTATTTCTCAGATATTGCATTACAGACTGACAAGGTTAATTCTACTTGTTAGTCATTTAAAGTTTTGAATTAGTCAAATGTTTTCAAGAAGTGTGGGATACTAATGCTGAATTATATGGGGTAAACATATCAATGACAAACAGCAACATGACATACAAGAAGTCATGCCATCATAACCATAAAAAcgtaaaaataactttttttttagttatatatatatacatgatatatgtgtacatgtacatgttactttttgtatatgaaatttcCATATAATATTTAACAGATAACAGCAAAGAATCTTACAATGAAAAATTTAATCAATTCAGAAAAGTCCTTTACCTAAAAATATTCAATTAGATAATACAGAAatgctatatacatgtacatgtatatatgtatatgttcttAAGATAGTAACAATGAAGTTTAAAGCCAGTTTTCTTACTGAAAAGTAAATTGAACAACTAAAGTATCTGGATGAAAACCTGTTGACAACACAATGTGTCAAAACTATACCAAGTATGGCTATCAAgccctacatgtacatgtatgatttttCTATGtgcttgttatttttttcttcctttgACAAGAAGGTAGTTGAtgataagtacatgtatgtagttTGTTGAGAtgccatacatgtatatgttccggaccatatgcgtatttggaccatacgcgtatggtcatgaccatatgggtatatactcatatggtccgaccatatgcgtatggtccgaccgtacgcgtatggtcggggtaattaacactctgttacagtttactttaaaTACGTCTCAACTCTTCATATGATATGActgttcattaaaaagacgctatcatattaATAggtaattttatattaatttatataatcgtaacaaaaagattagctaaaaaaaattagaagtttcaaatagttaattttatttacttgtcgtgttacgatatttgagatctagagcttcttaaaacaTGGTAGATATATCGGAATGGCCCAAGACCttggtatcactgtacgcagctgcaaaaagACTAACTTTCATTCGCAAACAAATTAAAGATGTgaatgaaaaggatcgtgcacaacaaGGACTAgtaaatgcaaaaaagctatgataccgtgtggaagtaactgtcacccaagcctacatgcaagaatgtaattagcgatgaaaactaattatagggcatcaatatttaatttttacgtagtctttgaattataaaattaatacatttcatgTAACCGTCATTGCTTTTTTAGATAGATTTTGTATTGatacgtttataatgtaatttgaaaaaaaaaaactatatggtccaaatactcatatggtccggcccgttaataaccaaacgagtattatactcatatggtccgaccatatgagtatacgcatatggtcatgaccatacgcgtatggtcatgaccatacgcgtatggtccaaatactcatatggtccggaacatatatacagTTCTCTTAAATCATTTCTTGTAAATCCtgttattgtattattttgtaaatacatgtacatgaattatAAGTTATTTATAAACAGGAtaaattatttctgtttacattATGTTACTTATCCTTTTTAAGCTTACTCTTTAAATTTACTACAACAATAAcaatatttgttcatttaaatACAAATCTGTTGATTAATCCAgatttgtacaaatgtattgttatcAATCATTGCACATAAattgaacatacatgtacaagttgAACAGACatttacaatgtacatataaaatgttaaaatatactCCTGcagttaaattatttataagcATTATGAATTACTggtaattcagaaatttttgtgtGCATTactgcaaattttgaaaaatggacAACATGGACAAAAATACCAGATAAAATATTGCGCTTTCGGGCAAAGCTGgtgtatacatatacatgtaga
This sequence is a window from Mytilus edulis chromosome 1, xbMytEdul2.2, whole genome shotgun sequence. Protein-coding genes within it:
- the LOC139513725 gene encoding hydroxymethylglutaryl-CoA synthase 1-like; this encodes MDQNNWPKDVGIVAVEVYFPSQYVDQSELETFDGASTGKYTIGLGQSKMGFCSDREDINSLCLTVVQSLIEKNNISYNDIGRLEVGTETIIDKSKSVKTVLMQLFETSGNHDIEGIDTTNACFGGTSALFNAINWIESSSWDGRYAMVVAGDIAVYATGNARCTGGAGAVAMLLGPNAPLVFHRGVRSIYMQHAYDFYKPDLSSEYPVVDGKLSVQCYVNALDKCYHMYKSKAKKMGISDNKSLVDSIDSFIFHSPYCKLVQKSFARLMLNDFWDDPDPDFANRYRGLEKYRDVTPENSIFNKDLEKDFMSSSKELFEKKTKPSLLLANQVGNMYTPSVYGGLVSYILSHTTEELQGKKIVLFSYGSGLASAMFSLHFTKEDKMISALQQLKDNVSHVKSYLEKRTKCSPETFSQMMKLREETHNSAPYTPVQSTDHLFPGTWYLTEIDSKHRRTYQRKQTVPNGNICEEETQVAKGIR